GGGACTATATCGACCGAGAGCAATTCGAGCGCCTCATGGGTGGGTTTGGGGTTTGCGCCGAAACGCCAGTAGTCCTCTATGGAGACCGCAACAACTGGTGGGCCGCCTACGCCTTGTGGCTGTTCTCCCTGTTCGGACACCGGGACCTGAGGATCGTAGATGGGGGCCGGCAGAAATGGATCGCCGAAGGCAGGCCGCTAACGAAGGCGATTCCTACCTTCGAACCCGCGCTCTACCGGGCCAAATTGCGAGACGACTACCGCGAGCGGGCCTTCCGCGATGAGGTCCTCGAACACGTCAAGAAACACGGCAAGCTCGTCGACGTGAGGTCACCCGAGGAATTCAGTGGGGAGACCTCGTTCCTCCCCGAGTATCCGAACGAGGGCGCCTTGCGCGGAGGGCATATCCCAGGCGCGGTCAACGTCCCTTGGGCAAGGGCGGTCGATGCGGCCACGGGCTGCATCAAGGGCGCGGACGAACTCAGGAAAACCTACGAGATCGATGCCCATTTGACCCCCAGCGACGACCTCATCGTGTACTGCCGAATCGGCGAGCGGAGCAGCCACACCTGGTTCGTCCTCAAGTACCTCTTGGGGTTCCGCCACGTTCGCAACTACGACGGGAGTTGGGCCGAATGGGGGAACCTCGTCGGCGTCCCGGTGGCCAAGTCTCCCTAGCTTAGTCTGAAGTCCGCGGGCCCTTCGAACTCGGTTCCAGCAGCAGCGTGATGATTTCGAAGGGTCGATATTCGAGGATGAACGCATCCTCCGATCTCTCGACGGGTTGCTCCTTTCGCTCTTCGAGGTTGCACCGCCATGCCTTTCGGATGGGCCGTGAGCACGTCAGGTGGGCTCGCCCCCGCGTGTTGTGGCACTCGTAAAGCCGCACGAGGATGCCGTTGCCGTCCTCGGCTCTCTTGACGGATTCGACCACTAGGTTCGCATCGTCTATGGCCACGAAGGGGTCGAGTTCGTGGGTCTCGCCCTCGGTAGGGTCGAGCCACGCCCACCGCACCGGACTGTTGATTGCGTAGGCCGCGCCGACAACCTCGGAGTAGTTGAGCGGACCATAGTGAGGGTAGAGCACGTAGGTGAACCTGTGTAGGCCCATGTCGCATTCGGGATCGGGGGCCTTCGGCGCGCGGAGCAGGCTCAACCGCATCACGTTCCCGTGGATGTCGTAGCCGTACTTGCAGTCGTTGAGCAGCGCCACACCTCGGTCGCCCTCGCTGAGGTCGGCCCACTTCTGGGCGGGGACCTCGAATCGAGCGAGGTCCCAACTCGTGTTGTAATGGGTGGGGCGTTCGACGTGGCCGAACTGAATCTCGTAGGTGGCCCTCATCGCGTTCACGTTGACCGGGAAGGCGACCTTGAGCAGCTTGTCCTCTTCGTGCCAATCGACTTCGGTGTCAAACCGGATCCCCGGCGTTGGTCCCAAGCTGACGCGCTGGCGAATCGTGCTCTTGCCCACCTTCCTCACCGACTCGACGGCGACGCGCACAGGACCTCGCTCCACGACCTCGAAGCTCTCGGCTTTCACGAGATCCTTGCGGGTCTCGTAGGCGAACACGTCGATGTCCCAAGCCGACCAAAACAGCGGCTTGTCCTCGAAGAGTTGGAACACATTGGCGAGTTGGCCCGGTTGTACGAACTCGACCCCGTCTTCGAGGCTCTGAATGCTGGTGATGTTGCCGTGAGCGTCGAAACGGACCGCCACTTCGTCGTTTTGAATCTTCCGGCCGCTGACTCGAAGGCGGGGTTTCTGCGAAGGGGACTCGTCGCCGATCTCGCCCACAGCGACCGAACCCAGAGCCGCTGAAGGGGTGGCGAACAACAGCGCCTTCTCGCCGAACGGCTCGGCCACTTGAACCGGCAGCACCTGTCTCCCCACCCGAATCGAAGACGGCTCGCCCTCCTCGTTCCAGGGAATCTGAGCCTGGGAAGAAAGCGTCGAATTGTGGAACAACGCGAGGGGCCGCTTCAGGTCCCGAGAGTCCAGCTGCGACCCGATTTCTACGAGCTTTTCCCGGACGATCTCTCCGGCCTCCTTCTGAACCCGCTCGTAATCTCGTGCGGCGTCGACATACACTTCCCGCACCGACGAGCCCGGCAAAATGTCGTGGAATTGGTTGAGGAGCAGGAGCTTCCAGAGACCTTCGAGCTGGGCCGCGGGGTAGTTCTTGGGGAACTTCGGCGAAAAGCAGCAAAGCAGTTCCGCGTCCCGAAGGAGGAACTCTCCGAGGCGGTTGCCCTTCTTCACCGCCGCCTGGCTCGTGTAGGTTCCCCGGTGCATTTCGAGGTAAAGCTCGCCGACCCAGACGGGTAGGTCGCGGCTGCGGGACTTGGCCACCCGGAAGAATTCCGCAGCGCTCTTGCCGAATTGAACCTGGGGAAGCAACGGCGTGTGAGAGGCGCGAGTGAGAAACTCGAGGTGCCGCTCGGTCGGTCCCCCTCCCCCATCGCCGAAGCCGAACACGTACAGTGAGTGGTTGGAGCGGGCGTGGTCTTTATGTTGCCGGACGCTCTTGAGAATCTGGCTGGGCGTGCAATCCCCGATGTAGGTGTCGGCCGGGGGGAAGTGCGACCAAACTTGCGTGCCGTCGATGCCCTGCCACCAGAAGGTGTTGTGCGGAAACTTGTTGAACTGGTTCCAACTGATCTTCTGCGTCAGGAAGTACTCGATGCCGAACTGAACGAGGATTTGAGGCAGCGCGGCGGAGTATCCGAACACGTCGGGAAGCCACATATCGACCGTCGAGACTCCCAGCTTTTCGCGAAAGTACTTTCTACCGTAAAGGAACTGCCGCACCAGGGACTCCCCGCCGGTCAAGTTGCAGTCGGCTTCGATCCACATCGACCCAACCGGCTCCCATCGGCCCTTTCGGGTCGCGTCGCGGATGCGCTCGAAGAGCTTGGGGTATTCGGTTTCGACCCACTCGTACTGCGCGGCCTGAGAATGCACGAAAACGTAGTTGGGGTACTCCTCGATCAGCGCGAGCTGGTTGGCGGCGGTATGCGCCATCTTCTTCTGAGTGACGTCGATTGGCCAGAGCCAAGCGGTGTCGAGGTGGGCGTGCCCCACCGGCGTCAAGGAGTGCCGGTGCTCGCCGGAGAGGCCTGCGAGAGCCTTTTGCAGCGATTTGCGACACTTCGGAAGCGTCGACCGATCCTCAAAATCGACGTTGTTGACGGCGGCGTTGAGCGCGCGAAGCAAGGTGTGATAGGCGGGCTCGTTTTCGTCGAGGGCGCTCAGGAGATCGAGCGCGAACTCCATGTCGTAGGTGAGGGCCTTGACCTCCCGATCGATCGCCACCAGCCAGGCGCCCTGAACGGTCTCGACTTCCGGCTCCCGGGGCAACTCGCGCAAATGAACGCGGCACTGGGGGTTCCGGGTGTAAACCTGAATGAGGGCCTCGAACGGCTTGCCAGCCTTCCCCTCGACGGCGATGGGCTCTTCGAGGGTGTTCCAGATGGGAAACACGTGGTGTTCGACGTCGAGGCCGCGGTAGGGAGAGCCGTCTTTCCACACCGTCCGCTCGCCGCCCACCTCCGCCATCAGTCCAACTTGCCCGCCCGCGAACCTCTCGGGAGTCGTCCCCCGAACGCGGAACCAAATTGTGCGGTACGCCGGCCCGTAGCGGAACCCGGCGTCGACCCTCTCCCAGGGCCCGGATCGGGCTCGTTTTTCGTCGGCGTGAGGTTCCGGGCAGAACTCGATGTCGAGGGGCTCGCGGTCGGGCCAAACTCTCGGCTGCAATTCGTGGGTCACGAACTGGGAGATCCTGCGAACCGTAAGGCTGGGGTGCTTGAGCATGGGGCAGAGGTTGCAGAGTTTACACCGAGAGATTTCCCGCGAACGAATCGACGGGAGGGACCGTCCATAATCAGTACCAAAGTCATTGGATATCTGATGTCGAGCGTTCGCGACGCCTTACTTCTGCAAGCTAGGCCGGAGTTCTACGGCCCGCTTCTCTGCGCGCTCTATTTGCGGGGCGCCCCTCGCGGGTACGCGCCTTCGAAGTCGGCTTGGCCAGGGGTCGCGCGAGCTCTCCTTGGGGCTGAAGGGGAAGCCCGTGAGGCGGCCAAGCGTCTTCGGGCGTTTGGGTCGAGGGGTGAGGCTCTTCTGCTCGAGGACGAGTCCCTGCTCGCATGGGCCAGAGAGGTGTGGGGAAGCGGCAGCGCGATGACCGCCGCCGATCCGGAGTACCCGGAGGCTTGGCTCTTTCGTTTGGGCCGAGCTTCGCCGCCCGCGTTCTGGATTCAGGGCCCCATGCCGTCCGCTCCGTTCGTGGGAGTCGTCGGCAGCCGCGCCGTGGGGTCGTCGGTGCTTGCGTTTTCGCGCGCGGTGGGGGCGCGGGCCGCGGAGCTTGGGTACTCGGTGGCGAGCGGGGGCGCGGAGGGCTGCGATCGCGCAGCCTTGCGGGGCGCTCACATGCGCGTAGGGGGCACGCCCTCCGAGCGCCGAGCCCAAGGAGTCCTGGAGATTCTGCCTTGCGGCCTCGACGTCGCGGGTCCGCGAGTTCCTTGGACGAGGGTCTCCTTGTGCGCGCCCAGCTCGCCCTTTACGACGGGGCAAGCAATGGAGCGAAACGCCCTAATCTACGCGATCTCCAAATCCACGATCGTCGCGCACGTTCGCTACCGCCAAGGGGGCTCTTGGCATGGTGCGATCTCCGCGCTCCGCGGACGCTTGGGCGGCTTGATCGTTCGCCGCGATGGAGAGAAGGGTTCTTCCGCCTTACTCTCCCTCGGCGCGATCCCGATCCGATCCGCCAAAGACCTCGAGTCCGCGCTGGCTCTAGCCGACTCGGGCGCGGGTCCGCAGCGTCCCCTCCCCTTCTCACCGCCTTCCGATGAGCCTCCGGCATGACGCAGGTCATTCCGGGCTCCAAGCCCCGAAGCGGTATCATCGCCGGACGTGAAAGCCATCGCCAAGACCCGGCCCGAAGCAGGGGTCGAACTCATCGACGTCCCGGAACCCCAAGTAGGCCCAGGGTCCGTCAAGGTCCGGCTCGAGGCGGCTTCCGTATGCGGGACCGACCTTCACATTTACTCTTGGGACGAATGGGCCGCCAAGCGAATCCAGCCTCCTCGAATCATTGGGCACGAGTTCTGTGGAACGATCGTGGAGGTGGGCCCCGGCGTGGTCGACCGGCAGGTAGGGGACTTCGTCGCGAGCGAATCTCACATCACGTGCGGAGTCTGCCGGCAGTGCCGCTTGGGTTTGGGCCACGTCTGCGTCAACACTCGAATCTTGGGGGTGGACGTCGATGGCGGGTTCGCTCCGTTCGTAGTGATCCCCAAAGACAACGCTCAACCGATCTCTCGTTCCATCCCCCCAAAGATCGCCTCGTTCCTCGACGCTTTTGGAAACGCGGTGCATACGGTCAACGCGGGCCCGGTGCTCGACCAGAAGGTGCTGATTACGGGCATGGGCCCCATCGGGATGTTCGCGGCGGCGGTATGTAAGGCCGAAGGGGCCTCGCTCGTGGCCGCGACGGAGATCAGCGACTTCCGAACTGGACTCGCCCGACAAATGGGCGCAGACGCCGTGCTCGACCCGCGCCGAGACGACCTCGAAGCCGCGCTTCGCGAGCTCGCCCCCGAAGGGTTCGACGCCGTGCTCGAGATGTCCGGAAGTCCAGCGGCCCTGGACCTGGCCGTTCGTTCGGTTCGTCCTGGGGGTCGCCTGAGCCTCCTTGGAGTCTACAAAGAATCCCGGCAATCCGTCGATATGAACGCCCTCGTTTTCGGAGGGGTGGAGGTCCAGGGGATCGTCGGGCGCAGGCTCTGGGAGACCTGGGTGCAAATGCGGGGGCTCCTCGAACGCGGGGCGGTCGATCTCGAACCCGTGGTGACTCACGAACTTCCCTACACGGAGTTCGCCTACGGCATGGAACTCATGAAGAAAGGGGAAGCCGGCAAGGTCGTGTTCCAATTCGACGGGGCGGCGTGAGCGAGCGGCCCGAGGGGAAGGCGCGACTGGTACAATCGCTTCGTGAAGCTCGCCGTTCTCCCCTTCAACGTGTCCGAAGGCATCAAGCCCGGAATCGGACGCCAGTTCTCTAACTTCGCGTCCGACTTGGTCCGGCTCTCGACGGGCACGGAGAACCTCCACCCCGTGAGCTTTCTGGCCCAAGTGGAAGACGCGGAGGGCCCTCGCGCAGCCTATGTGAACGTTTCCGACACCCTCCTTGAACCGGATTGGATTCGCCAGCTTTTCGAGCAGTCGGACGTCGACCGGGCCATGGATGGGCTCCTGTCCTCGACCGGCGAGGGCTCCTATTCGCTTCGGCTTCGGTTTCACGAACGGAGCAACGACGAGCCCCTGTTCGACGAGACGTTCGAGTTCGAGCTACCAGGGTTGTTCTCGGTGCTGGATCGGCTGGTCCGGGAACTCGCCAAGCACGCAGACGCCCCGCTGCCCGCGGAAATGGAGTCCGGAGGGGTTGACTTTGGCACGGACAACCCCGAGTCGTTCCTTCAGTTCTTCGAGGGGTACGACGCGGTTCAGTACATCCAGCAGACGAACGGGCGCGTCGCCAAGGAGTTTTCGCCCGCGCCCGCCATCGAGGCCCTCCTGAAGGCCTACGAACTCGACCCGGAGTTTCTCGGACCTTATGAATCCCTCGTGCAACTCGGCCGGTTGTGCGCGCAGTTTCGACTCGGCGACTTCAACGTGATCCACGACGCGCTCGTCAAGCTCACAGAAAGCACCCCTGACGACTACCGGGCTCACTTCGCGCTGGGCGAGCTTTTTCAGGCGGTCAACAACGCCTCCAAGGCCGCCGAATGGTACGAGAAAGCCGTGCAGATCGAGCCTTCGGAGCCCGCCCTTCTGACCCGGCTTGGGGTGTCCCAAATGCTGATGGGGATGCCCGTCAACGCCGAGAGGAATTTCCGCAAGGCCATCGAGCTCGAAGGGGAGGAGAAGCCTTCTCTCGACTACTTGGCCACCGTGCTCCAGCAGACGGGCCGCGAACACGAAATCGCGGGGATGTGGAAAGAGCAGGTCCAGAGGCAGCCCCAAAACGCGCAGGCCCACGCCAAGTACGCGATCGCGCTGATCCAGACTCAGCAGGAGGCCGAGGGGGAACGGGCGTTCGAAGAAGCGCTCGAGCTTCTGGAGGACACGGCCCTCATCAAACGGTACTACGCCCCGTACCTCGCGCAGAAGGGCGAACTGGACCGGGCGATGGACTACTACGAGGATTGCCTCGACCTCGCGCCGGCCGACGCGCAACTGCTGCTCGAATACGCCAACACGCTCAAGCTCGCCGACCGCGAATTCGAGATTCCCAAGGTCTTGCGAGACGTCTTGGCCACGAACCCCGATCCGAACACGCGGGCGCAGACCCTCGCTTGGCTGATCGAACTGGAGCAGCCGAGGAGAGCCGAAATGGTCAATCAGGCGCGCGAGAAGCTCGAGCAGCGCGACCCCGACGCGGCGGTCGGGCTCCTCCGGCCCCTGCGGAACTGGCTGGCCGACTACTGGAAGATGTGGGCGATGCTGAGCGCGGCGAACAACGAGTTGGGGAACTTCCCCGAAGCGGAAGAGGCTGCGAAGCGGGTGATCGACCTGTTCCCAGGGTGCGAACCGGCCTATGGCGAGCTTCTAAAGGCGCTTTCGGCCCTCAAGAAGCACGACGAAGCCTACAACATGATGCGATATGGGAC
The genomic region above belongs to Candidatus Nitrosymbiomonas proteolyticus and contains:
- a CDS encoding sulfurtransferase produces the protein MVPVEQRGYVHPEALVSTDWLAENLDDPSIRVFEVDEDTALYGQGHVPGAIELHWMRDLNDPVVRDYIDREQFERLMGGFGVCAETPVVLYGDRNNWWAAYALWLFSLFGHRDLRIVDGGRQKWIAEGRPLTKAIPTFEPALYRAKLRDDYRERAFRDEVLEHVKKHGKLVDVRSPEEFSGETSFLPEYPNEGALRGGHIPGAVNVPWARAVDAATGCIKGADELRKTYEIDAHLTPSDDLIVYCRIGERSSHTWFVLKYLLGFRHVRNYDGSWAEWGNLVGVPVAKSP
- a CDS encoding alpha-mannosidase, which translates into the protein MLKHPSLTVRRISQFVTHELQPRVWPDREPLDIEFCPEPHADEKRARSGPWERVDAGFRYGPAYRTIWFRVRGTTPERFAGGQVGLMAEVGGERTVWKDGSPYRGLDVEHHVFPIWNTLEEPIAVEGKAGKPFEALIQVYTRNPQCRVHLRELPREPEVETVQGAWLVAIDREVKALTYDMEFALDLLSALDENEPAYHTLLRALNAAVNNVDFEDRSTLPKCRKSLQKALAGLSGEHRHSLTPVGHAHLDTAWLWPIDVTQKKMAHTAANQLALIEEYPNYVFVHSQAAQYEWVETEYPKLFERIRDATRKGRWEPVGSMWIEADCNLTGGESLVRQFLYGRKYFREKLGVSTVDMWLPDVFGYSAALPQILVQFGIEYFLTQKISWNQFNKFPHNTFWWQGIDGTQVWSHFPPADTYIGDCTPSQILKSVRQHKDHARSNHSLYVFGFGDGGGGPTERHLEFLTRASHTPLLPQVQFGKSAAEFFRVAKSRSRDLPVWVGELYLEMHRGTYTSQAAVKKGNRLGEFLLRDAELLCCFSPKFPKNYPAAQLEGLWKLLLLNQFHDILPGSSVREVYVDAARDYERVQKEAGEIVREKLVEIGSQLDSRDLKRPLALFHNSTLSSQAQIPWNEEGEPSSIRVGRQVLPVQVAEPFGEKALLFATPSAALGSVAVGEIGDESPSQKPRLRVSGRKIQNDEVAVRFDAHGNITSIQSLEDGVEFVQPGQLANVFQLFEDKPLFWSAWDIDVFAYETRKDLVKAESFEVVERGPVRVAVESVRKVGKSTIRQRVSLGPTPGIRFDTEVDWHEEDKLLKVAFPVNVNAMRATYEIQFGHVERPTHYNTSWDLARFEVPAQKWADLSEGDRGVALLNDCKYGYDIHGNVMRLSLLRAPKAPDPECDMGLHRFTYVLYPHYGPLNYSEVVGAAYAINSPVRWAWLDPTEGETHELDPFVAIDDANLVVESVKRAEDGNGILVRLYECHNTRGRAHLTCSRPIRKAWRCNLEERKEQPVERSEDAFILEYRPFEIITLLLEPSSKGPRTSD
- a CDS encoding DNA recombination-mediator protein A — translated: MSSVRDALLLQARPEFYGPLLCALYLRGAPRGYAPSKSAWPGVARALLGAEGEAREAAKRLRAFGSRGEALLLEDESLLAWAREVWGSGSAMTAADPEYPEAWLFRLGRASPPAFWIQGPMPSAPFVGVVGSRAVGSSVLAFSRAVGARAAELGYSVASGGAEGCDRAALRGAHMRVGGTPSERRAQGVLEILPCGLDVAGPRVPWTRVSLCAPSSPFTTGQAMERNALIYAISKSTIVAHVRYRQGGSWHGAISALRGRLGGLIVRRDGEKGSSALLSLGAIPIRSAKDLESALALADSGAGPQRPLPFSPPSDEPPA
- a CDS encoding L-threonine 3-dehydrogenase, producing the protein MKAIAKTRPEAGVELIDVPEPQVGPGSVKVRLEAASVCGTDLHIYSWDEWAAKRIQPPRIIGHEFCGTIVEVGPGVVDRQVGDFVASESHITCGVCRQCRLGLGHVCVNTRILGVDVDGGFAPFVVIPKDNAQPISRSIPPKIASFLDAFGNAVHTVNAGPVLDQKVLITGMGPIGMFAAAVCKAEGASLVAATEISDFRTGLARQMGADAVLDPRRDDLEAALRELAPEGFDAVLEMSGSPAALDLAVRSVRPGGRLSLLGVYKESRQSVDMNALVFGGVEVQGIVGRRLWETWVQMRGLLERGAVDLEPVVTHELPYTEFAYGMELMKKGEAGKVVFQFDGAA